The Swingsia samuiensis genome contains the following window.
TAGAAAACAAAGAAAGAACGCTTATTGCCATAATTACTTTAAAGACACTAGGCCTTGGCGTTGTAAATAAAACCCATCCCTTTATTTTTTTCATGGCCTCATCCTAGTAGGAGAAATACACACCTGGATAAGAAATCAAACTTTTACATTCAGATCCAATACTATGTGCATATTCTTTAATATTTTTTGCATAATATTTCGTCATATCTTTTCCTACAGACTCAAACGCCTCTCCTGTAGATTTAATGGCCTGTTCTGTAACCGTAATCGCATTATCAATGTATGTACCTTCTATTTGTTTTGCAAGAGCAATAGCTTTATCTGTTAAATGATAGCTATTATCTAAAGCAGTAATACCCATACTAGCAATTAAGGATACCCCGGCTACTACGCAAAAGGTGGCCACCACAGGCATAGCACTTCCAACAACCAGCCCTACCACTGTTCCAATTGCCGTCGCAGCCAAAGCCTGAACTACATCGCTTAAAATTGTAACCTCTAAGCGGGTCATATCAAATTTATCTTGAAGACATTCATGTACAATGTCCCAAGCTACCACACAAACTATTGCTATTTTCGTTCCTTTACCCGCTTCTTTTAACATTTCTGCTTTTCCAACCACTAGGCCCATTTCTTTAATGATTGGATTTTCTTTTAAATATGTTGTCCCTGAGAGTTTCGCCCGCAATCCAGGGCGACCTTTAAACACTACTATCTCTTTCCCTGAGCGGCTTATTTTAAGATAAGCAGACCCTTTTATTCCTAGAATAGTAATTTGTTTAATAGCGCTTCTTCCATTGTTATAGGCATCATGTAAACCAAACATATCAATATAGTAATTATCTTTTAAATATGAATTAGCACTATCTATAACAGCAAAAGGATTTGGTGGGCGACGATCCCAATCACTAACCCAATTATCAGCCATCTTTGAAGGAGATTTCGAGGTTGGGATCTGAGAACGTAAAGAAGCTAGATTCGTTGGGCACATTGCCTTGTGATCCTCAGCGAGCAATACGTTAAATTGCTGAAGCGTCATAATAAAGATTTCGCTATCTTCGTGTGGTACTGTGCTCATATAGCCTCTTTAATCAATTTTTTCAAAGTGTTATTTAATTTAAAACAATAAATCCAAAAGTTTTGAAATTTATTATAAATAAATAAGCACTACTTCCTTCATTTTAGTAAATGAGTTTATTTCAAATTTAATTTCACAAGGCAATATATTTATTTTGGTCCTTTTAAAAATTTTAGGTATCATCTTGATGCCCCTGTTGGAAACCGCTGCCGGTGTTAGCGTAGGGCTTGGCAGATGAGTGATTTCAAGGATCGTCATTTTCGTGGTGAAGTGATCTTATGGGCGGTGCGTTGGTATTGCTGTTATGGGATCAGCTATCGCGACCTTGAAACGATGCTCTGTGAGCGCGGTGTCCACGTTGATCACTAACGATCTACTGTTGGGTTCAGCGCTATGCGCCTGAGATGGAAAAGCGGCTTTGGGGGTATTGGAAACGTCCGTCCTTTTCCCGTAGCTGGCGGGTGGATGAGACCTAATATCAAGGTCAAAGAGAAAAGGGCGTATCTCTATTTGGCGCTCGATAAAAACGGCGAGACGATTGATTGTTCCTATCGCCGACCCGAAGGTGCTGTCTCGTTAACTCTGTCGTGTTAGACGGTATGCATGACTGCGTCTCCAGTAAGTTACAAACGGCATCGTTTTCCGCGTGAGCTGGTAGCCCATGCGGTGTGGCTGTATTTTCGTTTCCTTTAAGCTTTCGCTTGATTGAGGAAATGCTGCTCGAACGTGGGATTATGGTGTCGTATGAGACCATTCGTCTCTGGATCCTGAAATTCGGCGCAACTTATGCTCGTCGCTTAAAGCACAAAACCGCCAAGTCTGGGAATATATGGCATCTCGACGAGGTAAGGATCGTCATCGGTGGCAAGGCGCACTGGCTATGCCGTGTGCCGTCGATCAGGACGGCTATATCCTTGATGAAATCTTACAGACACGGCTTAACACCAACGCTCTCATACGACACAGTCATCGCATACAAGCCTTCGCTCAATGGAAGAGCGCAGCCTCTCTCCCTGCATGCATTAACCCAAAAAGCGCTTATATCACAACCGTCATAAGTTAACGTGATAGCACCTCTTAAAATTACACATTGGGTAATGGCCCTTATGCCATTACCAATTACAACTATGGGGCCCAAGCTTTTTTATGACACGGAAAGCCGTTAATGCGGCTAATGTCCCAAACAGAACAACACCAAGAGCTTGTCCAACCAAAACCCCGATAGGACCATAATAATGCCCAATCCAAACAAATGGTATCGTTCCTAATGTTGCACGCCCCCAATTAAAGCCTGTTGAATAAAAAGGGTGGCCTAAATTATTAAACGCTGTATTTGATACAAATAATAAACCGACAAACATGTAACTCATAACAAGCCAAGAACAAAAAATCTTTACTATCCCAACGCCTTCACCATGAATATTAAACAAACTTACAATTATATTTTGTCCTGCGGCTAACACTAGCCAAGTTATTCCAACACATAAGCCAGTTAATTTTAAGGCAGCCATCAACGTTTCTTTTACACGGTCAAACTGGTGTGCTCCAAGGTTTTGAGCCATAATAGGACCAACAGATCCTGTAAGAGCAAAAACCAAAGCAAATGCAACAGGGACAATACGATCTATCGTTGCCTGTCCAGAAACCGCATTAAGCCCAAATTGAGCCATGGCATGTGTGACAAATAATCCCCCGACAGGGGTCGCCAAATTGGTTGCTATCGCAGGCAATGCTATTCGACCAATATATTTTATAGACGGAATGAAATCCTCTTTTTGAGGCCACTCCAACATTCTATGCCCTTTTAAATTCAGAAATCCACTCGTCACCACTGCACAACGGGCAAGAACAGTACTTATTGCAGCCCCTTCAAGCCCTAAATGCAACAAAAAAATCATAATCGGATCAAGCGTTGCTGAAACAAAAGCACCAGTTAGCGTAACTCGCATAGCTCGCTTTGCATCACCTACAGCTCTTAAAAGAGCTGATAAGGCCATTCCTAAACACATCAAAGGTAAGGCGGGCGATATAATTGAGAAAAAATATACCGCATTTTGTAAAGCCTCCCCTTGTGCACCAAGAAGAGCTAAAATTTTTCGTGAAAAAATAGCCGTTGTTATTCCAACTAAACCAGCCAGACTAACCATCACAATAATAAAAGCCGACCCTAACCGACGCGCCTTTGCATGCTGCCTTGCACCAATCAGACGTCCTGTACAGGCACCTAGCCCAATCGTCATCCCAATCGAAATTGCTATTTGCACATAATTAATTGATGCAGAAAAAGCGATTGCAGCCGTTAAGGCAGGGTTATGCAAATATGATATATAAAAATAATTCAATAAATCGACAGCAAAAACAGCCATTAAACCAATGGCGCCCATACCTGCCATCGTTATGACATGCCTCATAATACTACCATGCACAAACCGCGCCGGCTTTATAGACTCATCTGGAATTTCTGGCTTCTCTGAATTTTCCGATGATTTTTGCATACCTTAATCTTTTATCTCATCTTTCATCAAAGAAAGCATATTCTTCGAATACGTTAGGATAATTAATCAAAAATCAAACGATTATAAGGAATTTATTAACCTAGCTTATGGAATCCTCAAAAAACATACTTTTAAACGTCGCTCCTTAACGAAATGTCAGGATTCCTCTAATGTCCATATTTAACTCGCTCAATACGGCCGTCAGTGGTTTAAACGCTCAATCACATGCCTTTAGTGACTTATCGAATAACATAGCAAATAGTCAGACTGTAGGATATAAGGCAACAACAACAAGTTTTGAAAACTATGTCACGAATAATTCCCAATCAACGTCTGGGCAAAATACAAGTGATGATGTCATCGCTTCAACACAACAACATAACGACAATCAAGGAATGGTTGTCTCTTCATCAGACAGCTTAGCATTAGCGATTTCGGGAAATGGCTTTTTCAATGTCGCGCAGCCCAGTATGCAGGCAGGGTCAAACCCAACTTCACAATTTTATACTCGGAATGGCGATTTTACCCAAAATAATAAAGGATTTTTAGTTAACTCGTCCGGATACTATCTGGAAGGGTATCAAAATGATAGTAATGGAGTGTTGCAATCTAACCTTGCTCCTATTCAAATTCCTTTAAATATTCCATTTAAGCCTACCCAAACAACAACCGTTTCTATTTCTTCTCCCATTGGCAGTACCAACACCACAGGAGCAAGCAATACATCTCAAACCACTGTTTACGATAGTGCCGGACAGCCTCATCAAGTTGCCTTAAACTGGAAACAGTCTTCACAAAATCCACTCTCATGGACGGTGAGTAATGCTTCTAATCCATCTAATTTTACAACTTTACAGTTTAACAGCGATGGATCTTTAGCCTCTGTTAATGGACAAAACCAATCTGCAGGATCGGAGGGAACCTTTAATTATCAAGGATCTCCGCAGAATATAGCAATTAACCTCGGCATGATTGGTAGCACGACAGGTGCCAGTTTAGCCGTAGGGAATAACGCCTTCTCTCATACTATTTCATCATCCAGCGATAGCATCACGAGCGGTCAATTTATCGGTATTTCGATGCAATCCAATGGAGATGTTACTGCTAATTTTGATAATGGCCTTTCACAACAATTTGCAAAAATACCTCTGGCTACCTTCTCAGATCCTAATGCCCTCGCTTTACAAAACGGACAAGCTTACACAGCAACAGAAAATTCAGGCTCAGCCTCAATAAAAGCAGTTAATACTAATGGAGCAGGGCAGCTCGTTACATCTTCTCTAGAGGGGTCAACAACAGATCTAACTAAAGACCTCACAAGACTTATTGTCGCACAGCAGGCCTATGGTGCGAATACTAAAGTTGTAACAACTGCTAATCAATTACTTCAAACAACATTAGCTATGATTCAATAATTACCTCTTCTCCAGTGAGTATTCATTATGAACCTTGAAAATTCTCTCTCGATTGCTTCTTCTGGATTAAATGTCATTCAATATGGCATGTCCACGGCTTCTCAAAATATAGCCAATGCTGAGACGGAAGGGTATATTAAAGAAGATACAAACGTCGAAACGACATCATTAAACGGGATAGGAGCAGGTGTTAGAGCTGTTCCTGATAGCCTTTCAACCAATATCCAAATTCAAAAAGCTTTATATAAACAAAATGCGAATGTTTCTGAATATAATACAATCAATAATGCTCTTTCTCCTATTATTAGTATGCAAGGTTCTGTTTCGGCTGACCCGGGGGAAACTGGAACATTAACGGACCAACTTGGAAATATACAATCTTCTTTAATCCAATTAACGTCTTCTGAAGACAACTATACTTTGCAAAATACTGTTCTTGCGCGCGCAAATGATTTTGCTCAATCTGTTAATAATATTGCAAACGTTATCCAATCCCAAAGACAGAATGCTCAAAACGAAATTAATAACAATATATCCAGCATTAATTATAATTTAACAAGCATTGGTAACCTTTCATCACAAATAATGGTCATGAAAAATCAAGGATTAGATACTACAAGTCTTGAAAACGAACGCTTTTCAGCCCTTTCTTCTTTATCAAATACTCTACAAATTTCTTGGAATATCTCCTCAAATGGGGATATGACAATTTCAACTAAAGATGGTTTAACATTACCTACTCACCGTTCTGATAATTCTATTTCTAACAAATGGCCCCTTTCAATCTCTTTAACCAATCTCTCTGTTGATTCTTTTTACGAAAAAAACTCCCTAACGACTTCTATTCCTGGGATAATGTTACAAGGGAAAGACGCAACATCTCATTTAAGTGGAGGATCGTTAGGAGCAAATATAACACTCCGAGATTCTATATTACCTAAAATGCAAGCTCAGCTAGATTCTCTCTCTTACACTGTTGCTAATCGTTTCAGTTCTCAAGGAATGAATTTATTCACAAACTCTGATAAAAACTCATCTAATAATGTTAATGGAAATGAACCGAGCAGTATCTTAGGATTTTCTCAAAATTTTCAAGTATCCAGTATATATATTCAAAACTCCTCTTTTCTTTCTTCTAAATATAAAGATGTCATACAAAATATATTACAAAATACCTTCTCCACAAACACACCGAAAGCACCAAATATAAATTATGGAAGTAATAATATTTCTACAGGATATAGCGGGGAGCAAGATATTTTATCTCTCGCGACTAGCTTAACATCCAGTCAAGCAACAACAGCCAATAACATTCAAAATCGTTTATCTCTTTCAGAAAACACTCAAAAAAACCTTTCATCTACCCTATCAAAAACCTCGGGTGTCTCTATAGATAAGGAAATGACAAATATTGTTACTCTACAAAATGCTTACTCAGCAAATGCCAAAGTAATATCAATGGTTCAATCAATGTTTACAACCCTTATGAATGCTATTGGAAATTAGTATGTCTGAAATTATTTCATCATTTGGCAACTCTAATTTCTCTAATTTCCAAACTTTTGATCTTAATAGCTTGGAAAATAAAAAAAATAACCTTCAAGAAGAAGTCTCTTCCGGTGTTTTATCTGGCAATTACACAAACCTTGGAAGCAATCGTATTGAAAATTTAAACTTGCAGCCAACAATAACAAAAATAAATGCTCTCAATAATAATATAAAAATATCACAAACAGACCTCTCAATCCGACAAAACTATGTAGGTTCTTTAATAAAAATATCAAATAATTTTAATCTTTTAATAAACTCGTTCTCAAATAATGTGTCACAGAAAAACATCTCTGATTTACAAAACCAAGCAAAGGTTTATATTTCAGATATTACAAATCTAATTAATTCACAAAAGGGAAACAAATATATATTTTCAGATATAAATGATAATATTCCCCCTATATCTGAAGATATAAATACATCCTCCCTTAACAAGGAAATTAAATCAATTGTTAACAATTATTCTGGAAAAAACTCAAATAGCATATTGTCTTTAGCACAACAGGCTGTTCAAAATAGCCCAAAAAACAAACCGTTCTCTTCTTCTGTTATGAGCTTTCCAAATGCTAATATAAAAATGCCGTCCAATTCGGAAAGCATCATAAAAAATCTCTTTAGCAATTTAATGATCGTATCCTCAGTTAACGTAGGAAAATTAAAAGAAAACTATAATCCCTTACTGAAAGAAGTTTTATCTTCTAATAGCAAAGTAATTCAAGGATTAGAAAATATTAATGGATCAATGGGGATAGAGCAAAACAATTTACAGCATCAATCTTCTCTTTTATCTCAAAATAAAGATATATTAACGTCTCAACTTAATTCTACACGTGATGCAGATCTCGCCACAGTTTCTGTTCAACTTAATGACATAAATAACCAACTCCAGGCATCTTATTCTCTTATTGCTAAAATGTCTGATTTTTCACTCACACGGTATCTCTAAAGAATATTGAAAACCAAAGACTAATTTACATATTATATTAGAAATTAGTCTTCATAAAGGTTTTAAAAATGAATGATAAACAAGGACAAACTGAAAACCATCAATTTAATGCTGAAGTCGGGCGCCTGCTTGATTTAGTCGTTCACTCCTTATACTCAGACCGTGAAATTTTTCTACGAGAACTCGTCGCCAACTCTGCAGATGCGAGTGATAAACGTCGATTTGAAGCACTTACAGACGCGTCTTTAGCTCTTCCAGAAAACTCAAATATTCAAATTACACCGAATAAATCAGAAAAAAAGCTTACAATCTCTGATGATGGCATCGGAATGTCACATGATGAGTTAGCTCAAAACCTCGGAACCATAGCTCGTTCTGGAACGCGTGCTTTTGGTGAAAAATTAAGCTCCGCAAAACCAGAAGAACGCCCTAGTCTGATTGGGCAATTTGGTGTTGGTTTTTACGCTGCTTTTATGGTCGCAGATCAGGTTGATGTTACATCCAAAAAAGCTGGCTCCGACGAAGCTTGGACATGGTCTTCTAATGGAAAAGGATCTTTTACTTTAACACCTGCTTCTCGTTCTCATGCAGGAACAGATATTATCCTTCACATGAAGGAAGACGCAGAAGAATTTCTTGATAACTGGCGTTTACGATCTGTTATTCGCAAATGGGCAGACCATATTTCTTGGCCAATTACATTACGTGAAACAAAAGAAGATGGTTCTCATGAAGACATAACAATTAATCAAGGAACAGCTTTATGGAAAAAAAATAAATCAGACATAACCTCTGAGCAATATACAGAATTTTACCGCCATATTTCACATGCCTTCGATGAGCCTTACGTTACCATGCATTGGCACGCAGAAGGAACCACGGAGTTTACCTCTCTCCTCTTCTTACCAAGTGAGCGGCCTTTTGACTTCATGGAGCAACAAACTCGTGAAAGTCACATCCATCTCCACGTGAGACGTATGTTTATCACGGACAATGCAGAATTAGTGCCAAACTGGATGCGTTTTGTTCAAGGTGTTGTCGATACAGAAGACCTTCCTTTGAATGTTTCACGTGAAATGCTGCAAACCACACCTGTTCTTGCTCGTATTCGTAAAGCCGTCACCAAAAAGGTTTTAGCCGAAATAAAGAACAAAGCTAAAACTGCAGATGAAAAATTCAATTCTTTCTGGGAAAATTTTGGAGCCGTCATCAAAGAAGGCCTTTGGGAAGATAGTGAGTATAAACAAGAAATCGCTAGTTTTGCACGTTTTCACAGTACTCATAGTGATGATCTAACAACATTAGATGACTACATTTCCCGAATGAAAGAAGGCCAAGACGCAATATACTTTCTCACAGGTGATAATTTAGCTTCCTTGAAGTCTTCCCCTCAACTTGAAGGCTTTCGTAGTCGGGGAATAGAAGTTCTGCTTTTATCTGATCCTGTTGATGCTTTTTGGCCAGAACGCCTTAACTCTTACAATGATAAGGTCTTACGTTCTGTCATAAACTCTCACAGTGATTTAGATAAATTTGAAGATAAAGATGCGGATCAAACCGAACCTGCCAATCTTGATACACTCTTACCCATTTTAAAAGATGCTCTTGGAGATAACGTCAAAGATGTCCGCAATACAGAACGGTTGAAAGGAAGCGCTGTCGTTTTAACCTCTGAAGGAGGGCCGGATCTCACTATGCAACGTTTAATGCGTCGTTCTGGGCAATCTCTTCCTGAAGTCCCACCAATTCTTGAAATTAATGCTCGTCACCCATTGATCAAAAACCTTAGCGAAAAGGTAGCCGAAGGAAAAAATATTCACGACTATGCTCTGGTTTTACTAAATTTAGCAAAGTTACAAGAGGGAGAATCACTGAAAAACCCAAATGAGTTTTCACAATTACTTTTAAACCTACTTGTTAATAAGTAATATCTCTTATCCTAAGGGTTGGGTTATCTAATCCAACCCTTTTTTAAGGTTATCTATAATCTCTGACTATATTTTCTTGCTAATATCGTACAAACAAAGAGTTGTATCTGATGGTATATGATAAGAGGAATAACAATAATACCCACCTCATGATGCGGAAAAATAATACTTGCCATTGGTATCCCAGAAGCTAATGATTTTTTTGAACCACAAAACTGTAAAGAAATACTATTTTCAAGAGATTGCTTTTCTTTTTTCGCAAGGTAATAAGAAAAATATAAAACAACAGCCAACATTAAAAAATCAATAAAAAACACTTCTGCAATATGTAATGCAGATACTTTTCTCCAAATACCTTCTAAGACAGCAGAGCTAAAAGCACTATATACAACAAATAAAATAGATCCCCTATCTGTAAATGATATTAATATTTTATTCTTTTTAATAATTCTATATAACCACTTTTGACAGATTTGCCCTAAAATAAATGGTATTAAAAGTTCTTTCACTATATCAATAATTGTATTATATGATGCCAAATTTCCATTACTACTACCAATTAAAATACTAAATAAAAATGGTGTTATAAATATTCCTAAAATATTGGATGTTGTTGATGCGCAAATAGAAGCAGGAATATTACCCCTTGCTATAGATGTTAAAGCGATTGATGACTGCACCGTCGACGGTAAACAACACAAAAACAAAATGCCTTGCCATAGGCCTATCTCAAAAAACGACTCTTTTAAAACTTCATTGCAAACAAAATAAAAAAATACTCCCATAAAAGGGAAAAATATAAATGTGAAAAATAATACTGAGAGCTGCAAAGTCCAATTTTTTAAGCTCTCTAGAAGAAATTTTCTTTCCAGCCTTACACCTTGAAAGAAAAACATCATAGAAATTAAAAAATAAGTTAACCTCTCTAGTACTTTTTGCGTTCCTCCTGAAGCAGGAAAAATTGATGCCAAAATAATGGCAACCACCAAAGACATGAGAAAGGGGTCTAAACGTTTCATGTTTTTATAAAATCTTAATCACGAAAAATCTGCAACTCCTTCTTTCTCCATTCTTACTTTCTGAGGTCGTATGACTGATAAAAAAGATAAACTCGCACTTGGCAGACGCGGTACTCTCGCTTCAATCATTGCACTCGGTGCAATGGCCGGAAGTCGTCAGGTTGCAAATGCTGCTGATAAAAAAAATAGCGATAATACGAATCAAAACAGCTCTCACCCTGAACCAGGGAACCAACCAGGCGTAGCCAACCGACCTGTTGTTAAAACACAAAGCGACTATTTATATCGCCCAACCATTCATTTTTCTCCTCTAACAGGATTTATGAATGACCCGAATGGTTTGATCTTTGATGGAAAACTTTTCCATTTATACTATCAATATGACCCTTTCGCTCCATATGCAGGTCAAGTTCATTGGGGGCATGCAACAAGTACAGATCTATACACGTGGGAAGATCAACCCATTGCTATCGACCAAACATCTGCAGGAGAAGCTTACACCGGATGTGTGATCTTAGATAAAGACAATGTCTCCGGGCTTTTCCCGGCAAAACAGCCCATCACACAAACTGAAAATAAATCAGCTGCATTGCCAGCTCAAACAGCAACTGAAGCGGCTACACAAGCTCTTGCCGGAAAATTAAATAAAAGCGCCTCTGACGCACCATTATCACCTGATAATGTTAAAGTGCTTGGCCCTAATACAAACGCACCGTTTGGCGAGATTTACGCCCCTTCATCAACAGTTAATGGAAAAGAAGAAGCAGCGAGTACGCCTAGCAGCACACTCCCTCCCATGGCTGGTGGGCTCGTCGCTATTTACACACGTTCAACACCAAAACTGGAAACCCAATATATTGCCTGGAGCCCGGATGGTGGAAAACGCTTTATTGATTCCGAACATAACCCAATCCTTGACATAGGCTCAAACTCTTTCCGTGACCCAAAAGTTTTTTGGCATGCAGAAAGCCAAAAATGGGTCATGGTCATTGTAAAATCACGTGCCCATGAGGTTTCTTTTTATGGTTCAATTGATCTTAAAAATTGGATGCATTTAAGTGATTTTGGCCCCTCTGGGCTTTTTGGTGTTGATTACGAATGTCCTAATCTTATTGAACTTCCCATTGAAGAGAATGGAAAATCTGGGACACGTTGGGTTCTTTTTGTTTCTGTAAATCCTGGCGGTCCCCAAGGAGGAAGTGTTACCCAATATTTCGTAGGAGACTTCGATGGGGAACGCTTTATTCCAGATAATACCGTTGTAGGTATAACAGATTTTGCAAAAGATAGTTATGCTATGCAGGTATATGATAATATGCCTAATAATGAAGGTGTATATTTTGCTTGGTTTGGTAACTGGCAATACTGTGAAGAAGTGCCAAACAGAAGCTGGCGTGGATTAATGACACTTCCTCGCAAAATGTCTCTGCGTCGAGATGAAATGAATTGGCTGAGGCTCGTTCAACGCCCTTATGGACTAGAAAAATTCCGGCAAGAGAAAATTCCTTTCCATGTAACGAGAATTCCTGAGAAAAGTGGCGTTCAGGTTTCTGTTCCTACAGGGCAAGCCATCGAACTCAATATTGATGTCACACTTGATGAACGCAAAAATGCTCTACCAGATATAGATGGTGGAAAAGCAGGCCGTTTTTCAATCATCTTCTCAAATGACCAAGGGGAAAATCTTTCAATTGGATTTGACGCTTTCTCAGCTCAACTCTGGCTTGATAGAGGAAACCTACGTGGTCTATCCCAACCTTTCTTCACAGGAAGATTTTCAACTCCTTTGACCACGAATAGTAGAAGCTTCTCACTGCAACTTGTTCTAGATGCATGTGCTCTA
Protein-coding sequences here:
- a CDS encoding flagellin — protein: MSEIISSFGNSNFSNFQTFDLNSLENKKNNLQEEVSSGVLSGNYTNLGSNRIENLNLQPTITKINALNNNIKISQTDLSIRQNYVGSLIKISNNFNLLINSFSNNVSQKNISDLQNQAKVYISDITNLINSQKGNKYIFSDINDNIPPISEDINTSSLNKEIKSIVNNYSGKNSNSILSLAQQAVQNSPKNKPFSSSVMSFPNANIKMPSNSESIIKNLFSNLMIVSSVNVGKLKENYNPLLKEVLSSNSKVIQGLENINGSMGIEQNNLQHQSSLLSQNKDILTSQLNSTRDADLATVSVQLNDINNQLQASYSLIAKMSDFSLTRYL
- the flgE gene encoding flagellar hook protein FlgE yields the protein MSIFNSLNTAVSGLNAQSHAFSDLSNNIANSQTVGYKATTTSFENYVTNNSQSTSGQNTSDDVIASTQQHNDNQGMVVSSSDSLALAISGNGFFNVAQPSMQAGSNPTSQFYTRNGDFTQNNKGFLVNSSGYYLEGYQNDSNGVLQSNLAPIQIPLNIPFKPTQTTTVSISSPIGSTNTTGASNTSQTTVYDSAGQPHQVALNWKQSSQNPLSWTVSNASNPSNFTTLQFNSDGSLASVNGQNQSAGSEGTFNYQGSPQNIAINLGMIGSTTGASLAVGNNAFSHTISSSSDSITSGQFIGISMQSNGDVTANFDNGLSQQFAKIPLATFSDPNALALQNGQAYTATENSGSASIKAVNTNGAGQLVTSSLEGSTTDLTKDLTRLIVAQQAYGANTKVVTTANQLLQTTLAMIQ
- the htpG gene encoding molecular chaperone HtpG — encoded protein: MNDKQGQTENHQFNAEVGRLLDLVVHSLYSDREIFLRELVANSADASDKRRFEALTDASLALPENSNIQITPNKSEKKLTISDDGIGMSHDELAQNLGTIARSGTRAFGEKLSSAKPEERPSLIGQFGVGFYAAFMVADQVDVTSKKAGSDEAWTWSSNGKGSFTLTPASRSHAGTDIILHMKEDAEEFLDNWRLRSVIRKWADHISWPITLRETKEDGSHEDITINQGTALWKKNKSDITSEQYTEFYRHISHAFDEPYVTMHWHAEGTTEFTSLLFLPSERPFDFMEQQTRESHIHLHVRRMFITDNAELVPNWMRFVQGVVDTEDLPLNVSREMLQTTPVLARIRKAVTKKVLAEIKNKAKTADEKFNSFWENFGAVIKEGLWEDSEYKQEIASFARFHSTHSDDLTTLDDYISRMKEGQDAIYFLTGDNLASLKSSPQLEGFRSRGIEVLLLSDPVDAFWPERLNSYNDKVLRSVINSHSDLDKFEDKDADQTEPANLDTLLPILKDALGDNVKDVRNTERLKGSAVVLTSEGGPDLTMQRLMRRSGQSLPEVPPILEINARHPLIKNLSEKVAEGKNIHDYALVLLNLAKLQEGESLKNPNEFSQLLLNLLVNK
- the flgK gene encoding flagellar hook-associated protein FlgK; translation: MNLENSLSIASSGLNVIQYGMSTASQNIANAETEGYIKEDTNVETTSLNGIGAGVRAVPDSLSTNIQIQKALYKQNANVSEYNTINNALSPIISMQGSVSADPGETGTLTDQLGNIQSSLIQLTSSEDNYTLQNTVLARANDFAQSVNNIANVIQSQRQNAQNEINNNISSINYNLTSIGNLSSQIMVMKNQGLDTTSLENERFSALSSLSNTLQISWNISSNGDMTISTKDGLTLPTHRSDNSISNKWPLSISLTNLSVDSFYEKNSLTTSIPGIMLQGKDATSHLSGGSLGANITLRDSILPKMQAQLDSLSYTVANRFSSQGMNLFTNSDKNSSNNVNGNEPSSILGFSQNFQVSSIYIQNSSFLSSKYKDVIQNILQNTFSTNTPKAPNINYGSNNISTGYSGEQDILSLATSLTSSQATTANNIQNRLSLSENTQKNLSSTLSKTSGVSIDKEMTNIVTLQNAYSANAKVISMVQSMFTTLMNAIGN
- a CDS encoding bile acid:sodium symporter family protein is translated as MKRLDPFLMSLVVAIILASIFPASGGTQKVLERLTYFLISMMFFFQGVRLERKFLLESLKNWTLQLSVLFFTFIFFPFMGVFFYFVCNEVLKESFFEIGLWQGILFLCCLPSTVQSSIALTSIARGNIPASICASTTSNILGIFITPFLFSILIGSSNGNLASYNTIIDIVKELLIPFILGQICQKWLYRIIKKNKILISFTDRGSILFVVYSAFSSAVLEGIWRKVSALHIAEVFFIDFLMLAVVLYFSYYLAKKEKQSLENSISLQFCGSKKSLASGIPMASIIFPHHEVGIIVIPLIIYHQIQLFVCTILARKYSQRL
- a CDS encoding glycoside hydrolase family 32 protein, whose amino-acid sequence is MTDKKDKLALGRRGTLASIIALGAMAGSRQVANAADKKNSDNTNQNSSHPEPGNQPGVANRPVVKTQSDYLYRPTIHFSPLTGFMNDPNGLIFDGKLFHLYYQYDPFAPYAGQVHWGHATSTDLYTWEDQPIAIDQTSAGEAYTGCVILDKDNVSGLFPAKQPITQTENKSAALPAQTATEAATQALAGKLNKSASDAPLSPDNVKVLGPNTNAPFGEIYAPSSTVNGKEEAASTPSSTLPPMAGGLVAIYTRSTPKLETQYIAWSPDGGKRFIDSEHNPILDIGSNSFRDPKVFWHAESQKWVMVIVKSRAHEVSFYGSIDLKNWMHLSDFGPSGLFGVDYECPNLIELPIEENGKSGTRWVLFVSVNPGGPQGGSVTQYFVGDFDGERFIPDNTVVGITDFAKDSYAMQVYDNMPNNEGVYFAWFGNWQYCEEVPNRSWRGLMTLPRKMSLRRDEMNWLRLVQRPYGLEKFRQEKIPFHVTRIPEKSGVQVSVPTGQAIELNIDVTLDERKNALPDIDGGKAGRFSIIFSNDQGENLSIGFDAFSAQLWLDRGNLRGLSQPFFTGRFSTPLTTNSRSFSLQLVLDACALEIFANDGLSVGTALIYPTSPLDTLSLQATNAGATIRSLSLYTLRKTMDRPTMS
- a CDS encoding MATE family efflux transporter, producing MHGSIMRHVITMAGMGAIGLMAVFAVDLLNYFYISYLHNPALTAAIAFSASINYVQIAISIGMTIGLGACTGRLIGARQHAKARRLGSAFIIVMVSLAGLVGITTAIFSRKILALLGAQGEALQNAVYFFSIISPALPLMCLGMALSALLRAVGDAKRAMRVTLTGAFVSATLDPIMIFLLHLGLEGAAISTVLARCAVVTSGFLNLKGHRMLEWPQKEDFIPSIKYIGRIALPAIATNLATPVGGLFVTHAMAQFGLNAVSGQATIDRIVPVAFALVFALTGSVGPIMAQNLGAHQFDRVKETLMAALKLTGLCVGITWLVLAAGQNIIVSLFNIHGEGVGIVKIFCSWLVMSYMFVGLLFVSNTAFNNLGHPFYSTGFNWGRATLGTIPFVWIGHYYGPIGVLVGQALGVVLFGTLAALTAFRVIKKLGPHSCNW